A stretch of the Uranotaenia lowii strain MFRU-FL chromosome 3, ASM2978415v1, whole genome shotgun sequence genome encodes the following:
- the LOC129754949 gene encoding uncharacterized protein LOC129754949, which produces MSSLVAYFVGSSSKKLSSRHTVGAASIMVAIIVTSSCLVRSTQGGFPRDVELIEPMLVLQSYPSTSNRGWTEEDPSQDPNETGSYDPGSYYPSVPAHLYPSYVKGQDPVEEYNRRRLHIDTSNYLDDILSLPEWDRKELLDKHRKLFEEQFLQKVDDNPKVEDYADNTITKNQKQSGKLTKNHRRKINKQNKEPIKRTWYEKPLPLEEDDVTKVDQEEMENVIEIPKLYEESDPHVFGYGNSPGRSVETRRQKNPQEDLKYFQDTYCEQKSPLELEFGHLYETNDGWEERYERQDHKNHRHQGKVKWADKNGGFGEHYWDLNHVA; this is translated from the exons ATGAGCTCATTAGTGGCTTATTTCGTTGGCAGTTCATCGAAGAAGCTCAGCAGTCGGCATACTGTTGGAGCTGCCAGCATTATGGTGGCGATAATTGTGACCAGTAGCTGCCTGGTGCGATCGACTCAGGGGGGCTTTCCTCGAGATGTGGAGTTGATTGAACCGATGCTGGTACTGCAAAGTTATCCGAGCACCAGCAACAGAGGTTGGACAGAGGAAGACCCCAGTCAAGATCCAAACGAAACCGGAAGTTACGATCCGGGCAGCTACTATCCATCGGTGCCAGCACATCTCTATCCGAGTTATGTCAAAGGCCAAGATCCGGTTGAAGAGTACAACCGTCGAAGGCTGCATATCGACACTTCGAACTACCTCGATGACATCTTAAGTCTCCCGGAATGGGACAGGAAAGAGTTACTAGACAAACATCGAAAACTTTTTGAGGAACAATTCCTTCAAAAGGTTGATGATAATCCAAAAGTTGAAGACTATGCAGATAATACTATAACCAAAAACCAAAAGCAAAGTGGAAAACTTACCAAAAACCACagaagaaaaatcaacaaacaaaacaaagaaccAATTAAGCGAACATGGTACGAGAAACCATTGCCACTGGAGGAAGATGATGTAACCAAAGTTGATCAAGAGGAGATGGAAAATGTAATTGAAATTCCAAAGCTTTATGAAGAGTCTGATCCACATGTGTTCGGCTATGGTAATTCACCTGGGAGGTCTGTCGAAACTCGGAGGCAGAAGAACCCACAGGAAGACCTTAAATATTTTCA AGACACTTACTGCGAACAGAAGTCACCGTTGGAACTTGAGTTTGGACATTTGTACGAAACCAACGACGGCTGGGAGGAGCGATACGAACGACAGGACCACAAAAACCATCGACATCAGGGCAAA gttAAGTGGGCCGACAAAAATGGAGGCTTCGGAGAGCACTATTGGGATTTGAATCACGTTGCTTAA